GGATTTCAAGACCGATCTGCGCTTCCAAAGCTCAGCTGTAATGGCTTTACAGGAGGCTAGTGAGGCTTATCTGGTTGGTCTGTTCGAGGACACCAATTTGTGTGCCATTCATGCCAAGAGAGTGACCATCATGCCGAAGGATATCCAGCTGGCTCGCCGCATCCGTGGAGAGCGCGCTTAAATGGTTTGCATGCCCATAATCCAaacaaaggctcttttaagagccacttCATTGCTTGTCAGAGCAGCAAATTTCTccgtgttgtgtgtgcgcgcatgtgatTTCTAAGTTTACAGATGCCTTGTGATATTTAATGCTTACTGTTCATTCATGGAACCCCATAGACTCCTAAATTTGTGAATATTTCAATGAGGTAAgttttgtaacattttattttctataatgTCTTTGTGTATTACATTCAGGCACGTTACATTTCGAAAAAGCAAATCACTAGTGAGAAATAGGTCCTGGTgatttccctccccctccccctcatttcAGTGAGCAGCCAAGTGAATCAAGTTCCGCAACATTTTCTGTTCCACTTCAACAAATGAGTCGACCCTGACTGCTGCACTGGTACATCAATCAACTTAAATCGAGTTCATTGGTGAAACAAACTAACAAGCACTGCTGCCAATTTAGACCCGTACACTTGCGAACCTGTTGTACTGCAACTTCAGATACTGTCTCCAGCATTGCTGTTTTTGATGTGATCGTTCTGTCGCGTGCTTTAACTTCGTGTAGCAATCTAATGGCTAAAAAGCATTTTGCTATCTCATCGTTCTGAAGTCCAGAATCAGAAAgcaaaccaataaaaatatcaaCCGGTTTGACACCATGAAATAAATCTTAGTCAGAGGTAAATGTTCAAGCTCATACAAAGCTAGCTAATTAAAGTTGCACCACTGTCTTTAGCTGTCTAGTTAATTTGCTTGGCTGTCAGCAGCTAGCAGGGGTGAAGTGCAATATTTAAGTTACTGAACTTAATACTTCGATAAATATTCTATTATGCCAGGAAAAATCTCAACGGATATAGTCAAAGGCTGTCATCCATTTcccatttaattgaaaataatatctAGAAAGTCATTTTAGGCCATAAATGGTCCACAAGGTCAACGAACCAAGAGAATTAATGTAGATCtgaataaattgtattttataactctttttttacatagacaCCTTCAAAAAGATcttacagaaaaacaggaaaatttgGCAAACAGTGTGAACCCAGAAATCAAGCAAttcaggtaaataaataaataaataaataaaacttccaCTTCTACTGCCGCTGTATTTGCACTTCTGTTACTTTTTTGTAATTCCGATTCTTGGAAAACAAAGTTCCTAGAGATACCTTTTTAGATTATGCCTGTACTGAAAAGGGATCATGAATagcaaccattttattttgggtatttgCTTGTGTTGAAATTGGGCTACAGAAGGAGTAACGTGCTATGTGTAAAGGTACATGAATGCCCCAGGTTATGCTTGGCACATATCTAAAGATTGAAGGGTCACGATGAGAAGAATAACTACTCTGGTGTGACTTTCTTCAATTTCTATCAATGTAGCTAATAATACTGATTTATTTAGTCTTGCAAGTGGCAAGCTGGCCAATGCATGTTTAAGTCAGATTAGTTTTAGACAGCATTCACTCTAGGAATTGTTGCAGGGGTTTAACTGCCGAACATTTGACCAAATGTGTAGACTGGCGAACAGACTACAATTCTTGCTCTTCTGTTAAAGCAAGAATTTTTAGTCCATTAAAGTCAAATATAAAACGTAAAATAACGTGTCATGTGAAGTAACACCTACAAAGGCAACTTTTTGGAAACAATAGAGGGACATTTACTAACACCAGTGACACAACTAACACCTTTGGTTgccattttacaataaaatgattttgttacAAATAAGTAGCAAAACAGCTATGACCACAAGCATTCACAATGCAACTAAGTTGTTCATGTCACTGATAATACCAGTAAAACCAGACTAGGCAGCAACACCAGTGAAATTATTGTTAAAATGGAGGGTTTTCTAAAAAGCTCAATGTAATTACATGTTTCTAAAATACTGACAGATTGCCAGCAGCAGAGAAAACAACATCTcagacaaaaatagaaaattacgatgttttatttagaaaaagtatttttttctttctgtctttcttaaTTAAAAGCTTGTAGGAGCAAGCAGGTACAATTAACAACCAACAAAACAATAGGCCAATTCACCTGTGGCACCTCTTCGATCCCCAGGTTACTAAGAGGGAAAGGCTCTAACGGTGCAATATTATCAGGCTTATGCTGCAGAAGGCCCGCCAGCTCAGTCACAATCTGTAATGTGGAAAATACAAACATCAGGCCTGTGTGCTGTAATAGAGACCATTGGTATTGTGCAACATACACAAACGTTAGGCCTGTGGGCTGTAATAGGGACCATTGGTATTGTGCAACACACGCAAAAGTTAGGCCTGTGGGCTGTAGTAGGGACCATTGGTATTGTGCAACATATGCAAACGTGAGGACTGTGGGCTGTGTAAGAGATACCAAGGGTGACTGGACTGCAGCAGAGCATGACCATAAGGAAAAGTGCTATGATGCTTACATGGGAGGacgcaattaaacaataattacaaaatgaCCAAAACAGTGACAGAACCGCTGCACGGTTGTAGACAGCGGGAACACTGTTTTTGTTAAGACTGAAAACAGGCACAAAACCACAGGGGCGCCATCAGTGTGAACCAGCACGGTGAGAACAaagacctgtgtgtctgtggcgtgTCTATAAATGACACCTATACCTGTACCTGTTCCACCCAAATCTATGGTCCCTCTGGGAACGCTAATGGTGAATAAGGTTCCTACCTGGTCACATTATTAATTGCACAGTCgataaaacaaaacctgcataTCATAGGTAAACATTATAGTGGCGTCTGTGAGGAATGTCAACAGTAGTATGTAGAACATGTGTTAGGCTATTGAGTAAATATGAATTGAGAATTTACGAACAGCTGGATTAAAGGATCTGACGCTGGAAGGAATACTGGCGTATACAAGTAGCGGATGAGTTCATATAACCTACTTGTTTTACTCCTTGAATTAATGTGTTATCGTACTTACATAAGATCGTTCCTGACAGTCAAAAAACAGTCATTAGTTcatgacagtaaaaaaaaaaggagattgCGTGAATGCACTATGAAGGATGGCAATCGCAATTAAACTTAACAGAAGACATAGCAGATATTCATTTTGCCAACACGTCAGATTTTAACACGtcaaaaatgaatattgtaTCACGTCAAAATGTATCGCATCAAAATCTGTCGTGTTGACACGTTCATTATATTCGTCTAAAGACGTGCAGTATTTTCCTATTTACACCTGTTAacaaattgggatggcaggtataccatccagccaagttacgccttggcggggcatgccccataccgatacagcaccaagagtttgtcAAAAATAACCCCCACGAAACGtattttaaaagatgttttGGCACTGTTGGCGTTCCACTATGCtcgaagatgtttttttttctcatgcgACTTGTTCTTTCAGCAGCAGGGCCGCATATACTCGGAGGGATGGGAGAGCTGGAGGCGGGCTTTAGCAAGAGCCGCCTTTTCGTTCATACGTGGCTTCAATCAGGTCGTCTTTGCGCACATATATTTGTCTTGTTTCGAAAGCTAAAAACTGCGTACTTATTTtctattgaaaacaaaaaaatgtcaggtCGAGGAAAAGGTGGAAAAGGACTTGGTAAGGGAGGTGCTAAGCGTCATCGCAAAGTTCTCCGTGATAACATCCAAGGGATAACTAAGCCAGCCATCCGTCGTTTGGCTCGCCGTGGAGGAGTCAAGCGTATATCTGGCCTTATCTACGAGGAGACTCGCGGAGTGCTGAAGGTGTTTCTGGAGAACGTTATCCGCGATGCCGTCACCTACACCGAGCATGCCAAGAGAAAGACCGTCACCGCTATGGATGTAGTTTATGCTCTGAAGCGTCAGGGTCGCACTCTGTACGGCTTTGGTGGATAAATCTTCCTCTTCATTTCTTTGCTGAATTACCCAAAAGCTCTTTTTAGAGCTACCCACATTTCCTATACGAAGCAGAATTTCCTAGTTTCTTTTAGCGTCCATTTGGTTCATGATAACGCATCTATGGGTGTTCTAAAGACAGCGCGCCTACTGCTGTAATATTGTGTAAGGTGAACTTGTATGAGCCGTGTACATATGTAGGCGGTCCCCTAGCAGTTGTGGTTATATTACATTCCcggcattcagcagatgctcttaattttttatttgttgaatgtACTGATTTGACTTCAGAAATGAAACTCCCACAGACATTAGTTAGTTTACCATTTGAGTGCAATTAGAACCCGAACCTCTCACCCGCCCAGACACGAACGTGGTACCAGTTGGCTAAAGGTGAAGTCGCCCTTATTACGTAGTTATTTAGAAAATGAGGGTTGCGTCGCCAGTGTTTGTCGGTGTAACCTGCTACAATGCCTTCGCCTTACTGCAGTTGTGTGCTTATTTAGGGAACTAGCAGAGTTACACCAATGCACCGTCGATGCCAGTTGCAGCAATAATCGCTCTCCTGTACTGGTCGGCGTACTAGTAACGCCTATTGAAGTAATACGCAAGGCAATACGAAATCGAGCagactgtgaaataaaatggctaATTCTAGGCGAAGTTGCGATAAATGTTGTATACTGAAAGGTACTTGGTACCCTTCGTGGTGTTTTTAGAATTCCCCTTTGGGATTATTTGTATCGCCTCAGTTTCGATGGCACAAGCAGTTGCTCAAATGTTCACGTTTTTAAGTAAAcgttttttaaagcaaattatTGCTCAAAGGGAGAGTGCAATGGACTTTAGAACATTAGTAACTGCAATGAAAGTACAttgagaatttatttaacaagagTAAGAAAGTTAAGACACATCGGTTAAGAaaatggtggggagggggtcttTCTTCTGAAGAAAGACAGacgttatgttttttttgccgACCCGCCGTATTGAACCAATAGATTTTGAACATAAAATCGTGGACCAACAGCCTCCAATGAGAATCGGTCTGACGTCACCGG
Above is a window of Anguilla rostrata isolate EN2019 unplaced genomic scaffold, ASM1855537v3 scaf1199, whole genome shotgun sequence DNA encoding:
- the LOC135247294 gene encoding histone H4, translating into MSGRGKGGKGLGKGGAKRHRKVLRDNIQGITKPAIRRLARRGGVKRISGLIYEETRGVLKVFLENVIRDAVTYTEHAKRKTVTAMDVVYALKRQGRTLYGFGG